A genome region from Campylobacter concisus includes the following:
- a CDS encoding rod shape-determining protein, whose amino-acid sequence MFLDQVIGFFSSDMGIDLGTANTLVLVKDKGIIINEPSVVAVRREKYGKQKILAVGHAAKEMVGKTPGDIEAIRPMRDGVIADFDMTERMIRYFIEKTHKRKSFLRPRIIISVPYGLTQVERKAVRESALSAGAREVFLIEEPMAAAIGANLPVREPQGNLVVDIGGGTTEIGVVSLGGLVISKSIRTAGDKIDISIVNYIKEKYNLLIGERTGEEIKIAVGSAVQLEKELSVVVKGRDQVSGLLSRVELTSEDVREAMREPLKEIADALKTVLEMMPPDLAGDIVETGIVLTGGGALIRGLDKFLSDIVKLPVFVADEPLLAVARGTGKALEEIGLLQQLTNEE is encoded by the coding sequence ATGTTTTTAGATCAGGTTATAGGTTTTTTCTCAAGTGATATGGGTATAGATCTAGGTACTGCAAATACACTTGTTTTGGTAAAAGATAAAGGCATAATAATAAATGAGCCTTCTGTTGTTGCAGTAAGGCGTGAGAAATATGGCAAACAAAAAATTTTAGCGGTCGGACATGCTGCAAAAGAGATGGTAGGAAAAACTCCAGGCGATATCGAGGCGATAAGGCCGATGAGAGATGGTGTAATTGCGGATTTTGATATGACTGAGCGCATGATACGCTATTTTATAGAAAAGACTCATAAAAGAAAAAGCTTTTTACGCCCAAGGATCATAATCTCAGTTCCTTATGGACTTACTCAGGTCGAAAGAAAGGCCGTTAGAGAGAGTGCCTTAAGTGCTGGAGCAAGAGAGGTATTTTTGATCGAAGAGCCTATGGCAGCAGCGATTGGCGCAAATTTACCAGTTCGTGAGCCACAAGGTAACCTAGTAGTCGATATCGGTGGTGGTACGACTGAGATTGGTGTTGTCTCGCTTGGTGGTCTAGTCATCTCAAAATCAATCCGCACAGCTGGCGATAAGATTGATATTAGCATTGTTAATTACATAAAAGAGAAATATAACCTACTAATAGGTGAGCGAACTGGCGAGGAGATAAAGATCGCCGTAGGTTCTGCTGTGCAGCTTGAAAAAGAGCTAAGCGTAGTGGTAAAAGGTCGCGACCAAGTAAGTGGTCTTTTAAGTAGAGTCGAGCTAACAAGCGAAGATGTAAGAGAGGCGATGAGAGAACCACTAAAAGAGATCGCAGATGCGCTTAAAACCGTGCTTGAGATGATGCCACCTGATCTTGCGGGCGATATTGTGGAGACTGGTATCGTATTAACTGGCGGTGGAGCTCTCATTAGAGGACTTGATAAATTTTTATCTGATATCGTTAAACTTCCAGTTTTTGTAGCAGATGAGCCACTTCTCGCGGTTGCTAGAGGAACGGGCAAGGCACTTGAAGAGATCGGGCTTTTACAACAGCTGACAAATGAAGAGTAA